A part of Anaerotignum faecicola genomic DNA contains:
- a CDS encoding divergent polysaccharide deacetylase family protein, whose protein sequence is MRENIKTGIKYLALFGMCFLGGRSLAAGQTVRVDGEKPCRLAILIDDFGYCGAGTEEMLALSIPFTAAVMPFSSCTAEDAERVRQAGKEIFIHMPMESLTGKREWVGEKGVFRDMDDAAIRECVEEAFSVLPDAAGMNNHMGSAIMEDARSLSAVMEVLKEKGVPFVDSMTTAKSLGKAVAAEKGVALLERDVFLDSTDSVAVVKEHLRKAGEVALEKGSAIAIGHVGPEGGKITAQAIKEVAPELERAGIAFVTVSELAK, encoded by the coding sequence ATGAGAGAAAACATAAAAACGGGGATCAAATATCTGGCTTTGTTCGGGATGTGCTTTCTGGGCGGCAGAAGCTTGGCGGCAGGGCAGACGGTGCGTGTTGACGGAGAAAAGCCTTGCAGACTGGCAATTCTGATTGATGATTTCGGCTATTGCGGCGCAGGGACAGAGGAAATGCTTGCGCTTTCCATCCCCTTTACGGCGGCGGTTATGCCCTTTTCCTCCTGCACGGCGGAGGATGCGGAGCGAGTGCGGCAGGCAGGCAAGGAAATTTTTATCCACATGCCGATGGAATCCCTCACGGGTAAGCGTGAATGGGTCGGCGAGAAGGGGGTTTTTCGGGATATGGATGATGCCGCCATTCGGGAATGTGTGGAGGAAGCCTTTTCTGTTCTTCCGGATGCGGCAGGCATGAATAACCACATGGGCTCTGCCATTATGGAGGATGCACGCAGCCTTTCGGCGGTGATGGAGGTGCTGAAGGAAAAGGGCGTTCCCTTTGTAGACAGCATGACAACGGCGAAAAGCCTTGGAAAAGCCGTTGCCGCGGAAAAGGGCGTAGCCCTTCTGGAGCGGGATGTGTTTCTGGACAGCACGGATTCTGTTGCGGTCGTCAAGGAGCATCTGCGCAAGGCAGGAGAGGTCGCACTGGAAAAAGGGTCTGCGATTGCCATTGGGCATGTCGGCCCCGAGGGCGGAAAAATTACGGCGCAGGCAATCAAAGAGGTTGCGCCGGAGCTGGAGCGGGCAGGCATTGCCTTTGTGACCGTCAGTGAATTGGCAAAATGA
- a CDS encoding zinc-ribbon domain-containing protein, with the protein MAFFDRLNEMAKTVSEKTNDSLEINKLIGEINLTKGNIQSFQRELGEHFWAKFVTGEQFDEEAMMICDKIVAAQDKIHGMEAQIAQIKAEGEARKAEREAERAERKAAEKAAEAEQAAERAGIEKEPVPVCAECGAVLAEGQKFCGECGKPVEK; encoded by the coding sequence ATGGCTTTTTTTGATAGATTGAATGAAATGGCAAAAACGGTATCCGAAAAGACAAATGACAGCTTGGAAATCAATAAGCTGATTGGGGAGATTAACCTGACAAAGGGCAATATTCAGTCCTTCCAGAGAGAGCTGGGCGAGCATTTCTGGGCGAAATTTGTCACAGGGGAGCAGTTTGATGAGGAGGCAATGATGATTTGCGACAAAATCGTAGCCGCGCAGGATAAAATTCATGGCATGGAAGCGCAGATTGCGCAAATCAAAGCCGAAGGGGAGGCAAGAAAGGCAGAGCGTGAAGCGGAACGCGCAGAACGCAAGGCGGCAGAAAAGGCGGCGGAGGCAGAGCAGGCGGCAGAAAGAGCGGGCATTGAAAAGGAGCCTGTGCCTGTCTGCGCGGAATGCGGCGCGGTGCTTGCCGAGGGACAGAAATTCTGCGGTGAATGTGGCAAGCCGGTAGAGAAATAA
- a CDS encoding TldD/PmbA family protein: MLKKAAVENILAAALESGADFAEIYAERTKRSSIAMVNGKVETALGGMDYGAGVRLFFGNQAIYGFTNDLSEESLIRIAREGAAALRGDRIYDICGWKRMAERCINPIRILPESVSKQRKAEQLRLASAAARAYHDAVTQTRAGYLEVMKHVLVANSEGIWGEENRTRSRFTIEAVASSATEKQSGHLGPGGSEGYELFERINVEDTAREAARIAVTMLGAKPCPAGKIPVVIDNGFGGVIFHEACGHGLEATAVARNASVFAGRLGQQIASPLVTALDDGTIPNGWGSAEMDDEGTPTAKNILIENGILRSYLVDRLNSRRMHTAITGSSRRQDYRFAPTSRMTNTFIANGKSTPEEIIANTEFGLYAKQMGGGSVDPATGSFNFAVLEGYMIRNGRIAEPVRGATLIGKGAEVLRDIDMVGNNLRRAQGMCGSKSGSIPTDVGQPMIRVSSMTVGGRG; the protein is encoded by the coding sequence ATGCTGAAAAAAGCGGCAGTAGAAAATATACTGGCAGCGGCACTGGAAAGCGGTGCCGATTTTGCCGAAATTTATGCAGAGCGGACAAAGAGAAGCAGCATTGCCATGGTCAACGGCAAGGTGGAAACGGCACTGGGCGGCATGGATTACGGCGCAGGGGTGCGGCTGTTTTTCGGGAATCAGGCGATTTACGGCTTTACGAATGACCTTTCCGAGGAAAGCCTCATTCGCATTGCGAGGGAGGGCGCGGCGGCTCTGCGCGGCGACCGCATTTATGATATCTGCGGCTGGAAAAGGATGGCGGAGCGCTGCATCAATCCCATCCGTATCCTGCCGGAAAGCGTGTCCAAGCAGAGAAAGGCGGAGCAGCTTCGGCTGGCATCCGCGGCGGCAAGGGCATATCACGATGCCGTTACGCAGACAAGGGCAGGCTATCTTGAGGTGATGAAGCATGTGCTGGTTGCCAATTCCGAGGGCATCTGGGGCGAGGAGAACCGCACACGCAGCCGCTTTACCATTGAGGCAGTGGCATCCTCTGCGACGGAAAAGCAGAGCGGACATCTGGGGCCGGGCGGCTCCGAGGGGTATGAGCTGTTTGAGCGCATCAATGTGGAGGATACTGCAAGGGAGGCGGCACGCATTGCCGTTACCATGCTTGGCGCAAAGCCCTGCCCTGCGGGGAAAATCCCTGTTGTGATTGATAATGGCTTCGGCGGTGTCATTTTCCATGAGGCCTGCGGACATGGTCTGGAGGCAACGGCGGTGGCAAGAAATGCGTCCGTTTTCGCAGGGAGGCTGGGACAGCAGATTGCGTCCCCTCTGGTGACGGCGCTGGATGATGGGACAATCCCCAATGGCTGGGGCTCTGCCGAAATGGATGACGAGGGCACGCCCACGGCAAAAAATATCCTGATTGAAAACGGGATTCTGCGGTCCTATCTGGTTGACCGCCTGAACAGCAGACGCATGCACACGGCAATTACCGGCTCCTCGCGCAGACAGGATTACCGCTTTGCCCCCACCAGCCGCATGACGAATACCTTCATTGCCAACGGTAAAAGCACGCCGGAGGAAATCATCGCAAATACGGAATTTGGGCTTTATGCCAAGCAGATGGGCGGCGGCAGCGTTGACCCTGCAACGGGTTCGTTTAACTTTGCCGTTCTGGAGGGCTATATGATTCGCAACGGGAGGATTGCCGAGCCGGTCAGAGGGGCAACCCTTATCGGCAAGGGCGCGGAGGTGCTGCGTGATATTGACATGGTCGGCAATAATCTGAGACGGGCGCAGGGGATGTGCGGCAGCAAGAGTGGCTCTATCCCGACCGATGTAGGGCAGCCTATGATTCGCGTCAGCAGCATGACTGTCGGCGGAAGGGGGTAA
- a CDS encoding MATE family efflux transporter yields the protein MTETKQNSLGTEPIGRLLLKFSVPTALTLMVNCLYNIVDQIYIGHAVGIKGVAATNVTFPIGIIAAALALLIGDGCAANISLHLGRGEQEEADRTFANAVMLLFGVGILLSVFGCIFARQLVVFFGASPSVVAEAVLYMSIILLGQPFGMCNMAFTAIIRADGNPQYMMRSMMIGAALNVVLDPVFIFVFRWGIQGAALATIIGQIVSGVIALAYLPRFSHFAIRKKYLRLKWRFIGDIVRLGFPSLCTQTATAATQIVMNNLMRKYGAATIYGSEIALSCYGLMMKIYQIAHAMFVGLASGTQPINGFNFGARQYERVKQTIQTAAKISIGISVLWFLVFRYGGGFLAALFVEEEPLYQEFAVHCFRLYMLGFFVYGLPNVTASFFQAIGSPVKSLAVSLSRQVIFLIPFALLLSAHFGMDGALGAAPVADVLAFLLAALLLKRELRGWKKKNMTA from the coding sequence ATGACGGAAACAAAACAGAATAGCTTAGGCACAGAGCCAATCGGGCGGCTGCTGCTGAAATTCTCCGTTCCGACGGCGCTGACGCTGATGGTGAACTGCCTGTATAACATCGTAGACCAGATTTACATCGGGCATGCGGTGGGCATCAAGGGCGTTGCCGCCACGAATGTGACCTTTCCCATCGGTATCATTGCGGCTGCGCTGGCGCTTTTGATTGGGGACGGCTGTGCCGCAAACATCAGCCTGCACCTTGGCAGAGGGGAGCAGGAGGAGGCAGACCGTACCTTTGCGAACGCGGTTATGCTTCTGTTCGGCGTAGGGATACTGCTTTCGGTGTTCGGGTGCATCTTCGCAAGGCAGCTTGTGGTGTTTTTCGGGGCATCGCCCTCTGTTGTGGCGGAGGCGGTTCTGTATATGAGCATCATTCTTCTGGGACAGCCCTTCGGCATGTGCAATATGGCATTTACGGCAATTATCCGCGCGGACGGCAATCCGCAGTATATGATGCGCAGTATGATGATAGGTGCGGCATTAAATGTTGTGCTTGACCCCGTTTTTATTTTTGTGTTCCGATGGGGGATTCAGGGCGCGGCATTGGCAACGATTATCGGGCAGATTGTTTCGGGTGTGATTGCACTGGCGTATCTTCCCCGTTTTTCCCATTTTGCCATTCGGAAAAAATATCTTCGCCTGAAATGGAGATTTATCGGGGATATTGTACGGCTTGGCTTTCCCAGCCTTTGCACACAGACCGCAACGGCGGCAACCCAGATTGTGATGAATAACCTCATGCGCAAATATGGTGCGGCGACGATTTACGGCAGCGAAATTGCGCTTTCCTGCTATGGCTTAATGATGAAAATTTATCAGATTGCACATGCGATGTTCGTTGGGCTTGCTTCGGGGACACAGCCGATTAACGGCTTTAATTTTGGCGCAAGGCAATACGAAAGGGTCAAGCAGACGATTCAGACTGCCGCAAAAATTTCCATCGGGATTTCTGTGCTGTGGTTTCTGGTGTTCCGCTATGGCGGCGGCTTTCTGGCGGCGCTTTTTGTGGAGGAGGAACCGCTCTATCAGGAATTTGCGGTGCATTGCTTCCGCTTGTATATGCTGGGCTTCTTTGTCTATGGACTGCCAAATGTGACGGCATCCTTCTTTCAGGCAATCGGCAGCCCTGTGAAATCTCTGGCGGTTTCGCTTTCCCGACAGGTGATTTTCCTGATTCCGTTTGCACTCCTTCTTTCGGCGCATTTTGGGATGGATGGTGCGTTGGGCGCGGCTCCTGTCGCGGATGTGTTGGCGTTTTTGCTTGCGGCTTTGCTCTTGAAAAGGGAGCTGCGCGGCTGGAAAAAGAAAAATATGACAGCATAA
- a CDS encoding SulP family inorganic anion transporter, with product MLSKFISSLKQEFGGYNAAALTKDLMAGLTVAAVALPLALAFGVSSGADAASGLITAIIAGLIMSLLSGGYYQISGPTGAMAAILMSLVAAYGMDGVFIATLIAGIILLLAGILHLGKLTSFIPAPVITGFTSGIAVIIALGQVDNFFGTHSEGTSAIGKLFSYARLGFSPNLTAVGLGLFVVLFMVFFPKKWNAVVPASLVSIILTTAFSIFMQLDVAVVGEIPKTLIPENRLLFGALNLKTIGALVTPAFSIAILGMIESLLCGASAGRMTGVRLDANQELIAQGVGNILLPFFGGIPATAAIARTSVAIKSGAKTRLTGVFHAVGLLISMFLLAPVMSKIPLAALAGVLMVTAWRMNEWESIRYIFSHKFKGAMLEFTATMFATIIFDLTVAILIGVLIGLVFLVSRLSFIEINYESVDMNRMHVTDPVLCERYSNAKVVYITGPMIFANTQAVADIAGKVEGSDTVLFSMRGVSNIDISCAQTLRELVEGLRKKGVDVAICGMTTHAMKMMDRTDLHELIGDENFYWSVERVLLTNRPRPAAKVD from the coding sequence ATGCTGAGTAAATTTATCAGCAGTTTAAAACAGGAATTTGGCGGCTATAATGCTGCCGCATTGACAAAGGACTTAATGGCAGGTCTGACGGTTGCCGCCGTTGCGCTGCCTCTGGCGCTTGCCTTCGGTGTCAGCAGTGGTGCGGATGCCGCATCGGGGTTAATCACTGCCATCATTGCCGGGCTGATTATGAGCCTGCTTTCCGGCGGCTATTATCAGATTTCCGGGCCTACGGGTGCCATGGCGGCAATTCTGATGTCTCTGGTTGCAGCCTACGGGATGGACGGCGTATTTATCGCAACGCTGATTGCGGGCATCATCCTGCTTCTGGCAGGGATTCTGCATCTGGGCAAGCTGACCTCCTTCATCCCCGCCCCCGTTATCACAGGCTTTACCTCCGGTATCGCCGTTATCATCGCCTTGGGACAGGTTGATAATTTCTTCGGAACACATTCCGAGGGAACCTCTGCCATCGGCAAGCTGTTCAGCTATGCGCGCCTTGGCTTCTCCCCCAATCTGACCGCTGTCGGTCTGGGGCTGTTCGTGGTTCTGTTTATGGTATTCTTTCCGAAAAAATGGAACGCCGTTGTCCCTGCCTCTCTTGTCAGCATCATCCTCACCACTGCGTTTTCCATTTTCATGCAGCTGGATGTCGCTGTGGTTGGGGAAATCCCCAAAACACTGATTCCCGAAAACCGCCTGCTGTTTGGCGCGCTGAATCTGAAAACCATCGGCGCACTGGTCACACCTGCGTTTTCCATCGCCATTCTGGGCATGATTGAAAGCCTGCTTTGCGGCGCATCCGCAGGGCGCATGACAGGCGTGCGTCTGGATGCCAATCAAGAGCTGATTGCACAGGGGGTCGGGAATATCCTGCTGCCCTTCTTCGGCGGCATCCCCGCAACCGCGGCAATCGCGCGTACCAGTGTTGCCATCAAATCCGGTGCAAAAACAAGACTGACCGGCGTATTCCATGCCGTTGGGCTTCTGATTTCCATGTTCCTGCTGGCTCCCGTCATGTCCAAGATTCCTCTGGCGGCTCTGGCAGGGGTGCTGATGGTAACAGCATGGAGAATGAACGAATGGGAATCCATCCGCTATATCTTCTCCCATAAATTCAAGGGCGCAATGCTCGAATTTACGGCAACCATGTTTGCAACCATCATCTTCGATCTGACCGTTGCCATTTTGATTGGTGTGCTGATTGGTCTGGTATTTCTGGTATCCCGTCTGTCCTTCATTGAAATCAACTATGAAAGCGTGGACATGAACCGTATGCATGTAACCGATCCTGTGCTTTGCGAACGCTACAGCAATGCAAAGGTTGTTTATATCACAGGCCCTATGATTTTCGCCAACACACAGGCAGTTGCGGATATCGCAGGAAAGGTAGAGGGCTCCGATACGGTGCTGTTCTCCATGAGAGGCGTATCCAATATCGATATTTCCTGCGCACAGACCCTGCGTGAGCTGGTGGAGGGTCTGCGTAAAAAAGGTGTGGACGTTGCCATCTGCGGTATGACCACCCACGCAATGAAAATGATGGACCGTACTGATTTGCATGAGCTTATCGGGGACGAAAACTTCTACTGGAGCGTAGAGCGGGTGCTTTTAACAAACCGTCCTCGCCCTGCCGCAAAAGTAGATTGA
- a CDS encoding xanthine phosphoribosyltransferase translates to MDLLKRRIIEDGTELGTEVVKVDSFLNHQLDIGLFMAIGKEISRRFGHLGINKILTIESSGIGIAAITALYFDLVPVVFAKKTQPNTMTEDFYGAEVKSFTKGTVSVARVSKQYLNPEDRVLIIDDFLAHGEAAMGLCSLVEQAGGTVCGIAAVIEKEFQGGSKKLRDAGYYVDSLAVITAIRDGQITFKD, encoded by the coding sequence ATGGATTTGTTAAAGAGAAGAATTATCGAAGACGGTACAGAATTAGGTACAGAAGTTGTAAAAGTGGATTCTTTTTTGAATCACCAGTTGGATATTGGTCTTTTTATGGCGATTGGGAAAGAAATCAGCCGCCGTTTCGGTCATCTGGGAATCAATAAGATTCTGACTATCGAATCCTCCGGCATCGGCATTGCTGCCATCACTGCATTATATTTTGATCTGGTGCCTGTGGTTTTCGCAAAGAAAACACAGCCCAACACCATGACAGAGGATTTTTACGGCGCAGAGGTAAAATCCTTCACAAAGGGTACGGTTTCTGTCGCGCGCGTATCCAAGCAGTACCTCAATCCTGAGGACAGAGTGCTCATTATCGATGATTTCCTTGCGCACGGCGAGGCTGCCATGGGGCTTTGCTCCCTTGTAGAGCAGGCAGGCGGCACCGTCTGCGGCATTGCGGCTGTCATTGAAAAGGAATTTCAGGGCGGCAGCAAAAAGCTGCGGGATGCAGGCTATTATGTAGACTCTCTGGCTGTCATTACCGCCATCAGGGATGGTCAGATTACCTTCAAGGATTGA
- a CDS encoding TldD/PmbA family protein — MERKEFLEKVLAYGRQAGFADCEVYYRGGKAFEVLILEGEVSDYENSREEGLAFRGNINGRTGYAYTEQLTEDAIAYLVETAKENAALLSPEDCEELYAGEENYPELEGVNAALEELRVEEKISAAMRMETAALAGAEEVASLDYCALGTSLAEVVIRNTRGLDVSFAKNFATAYVSAIAKKGGETKTGSYFWKAQDWNEFNPEETGRMAAKRAASHLGAASVPSGKYDVIFDGRAMVSLLGAFAGVFFAENAQKGFSLLQGKTGEKIASEGVTLRDDALLLGGYGTQPFDSEGVSGKNKAIIENGVLKTLLYNRRTAKKDGVASTGNGFKMGLTGSVKTAPTNFYLARGEISQDVLLAKMGTGLLITSLMGLHAGTNAVSGDFSLSAEGFRIKGGRIDAPVEQITVAGNFYQLLAEVEEIADDLYFGSGGVGSPSVLVRGLAIAGS; from the coding sequence ATGGAACGGAAGGAATTTTTGGAAAAGGTGCTTGCCTACGGCAGACAGGCAGGCTTTGCGGACTGCGAGGTTTATTACCGCGGCGGCAAGGCGTTTGAGGTGCTGATTCTGGAGGGCGAGGTCAGCGATTATGAAAACAGCAGGGAGGAGGGTCTGGCGTTTCGCGGAAACATCAACGGGCGGACAGGCTATGCCTATACCGAACAGCTGACAGAGGATGCCATTGCATATCTGGTGGAAACGGCGAAGGAAAATGCGGCGCTTCTTTCTCCGGAGGACTGCGAGGAGCTTTATGCGGGAGAGGAAAACTACCCTGAGTTGGAGGGCGTGAATGCCGCTCTGGAGGAATTAAGGGTAGAGGAAAAAATCAGCGCCGCCATGCGTATGGAAACAGCGGCACTGGCAGGAGCGGAGGAGGTTGCTTCTCTGGATTACTGCGCGCTGGGGACATCTCTGGCGGAGGTTGTCATCCGCAACACCAGAGGGCTGGATGTTTCCTTTGCGAAGAATTTTGCGACGGCTTATGTTTCTGCGATTGCAAAAAAGGGCGGAGAAACCAAAACAGGCTCCTATTTCTGGAAGGCGCAGGATTGGAATGAGTTCAACCCTGAGGAAACGGGCAGAATGGCGGCAAAGCGTGCCGCATCCCATCTGGGGGCAGCGTCTGTGCCAAGTGGGAAATACGATGTAATTTTCGACGGTAGGGCGATGGTTTCTCTTTTGGGCGCGTTTGCAGGAGTATTTTTTGCGGAAAATGCGCAGAAGGGCTTCTCTCTTTTGCAGGGCAAAACGGGCGAAAAAATCGCATCCGAAGGGGTTACACTGCGGGATGATGCCCTGCTTTTAGGCGGCTATGGCACACAGCCCTTCGACAGTGAGGGCGTTTCGGGCAAAAATAAAGCCATTATCGAAAACGGCGTGCTGAAAACCCTGCTTTATAATCGCAGGACGGCGAAAAAGGATGGCGTGGCATCCACAGGCAATGGCTTTAAGATGGGGCTGACAGGCTCTGTTAAAACTGCGCCCACGAATTTCTATCTGGCAAGGGGTGAGATTTCGCAGGATGTCTTGCTTGCCAAAATGGGAACCGGTCTTTTGATTACAAGCCTGATGGGACTGCACGCAGGCACAAATGCCGTTTCGGGCGATTTTTCCCTTTCGGCGGAGGGGTTCCGTATCAAAGGCGGCAGGATTGACGCGCCTGTGGAGCAGATTACCGTTGCAGGCAATTTTTATCAGCTTCTGGCAGAGGTGGAGGAAATTGCCGATGATTTGTATTTCGGCTCCGGCGGTGTCGGCTCGCCGTCCGTTCTGGTGAGAGGACTGGCTATTGCAGGAAGCTAA
- a CDS encoding MBL fold metallo-hydrolase RNA specificity domain-containing protein, translated as MKLMFLGADHEVTGSCHYIEACGKSILLDCGMEQGRDTYENQEIPVAAGRIDYVFLSHAHIDHSGLLPLLHKNGFQGQIYATEATTDLCRIMLLDSAHIQEFEAQWRNRKNKRAGKAPFEPLYTTEDAMAVMEHFVPCDYMKEIEVCEGVKIRFTDVGHLLGSSSIEIWLTENGVSKKIVFSGDIGNINQPIIHDPRYTTEADFVIMESTYGDRYHTAPPDYVAELAGQIQQTFDRGGNLVIPSFAVGRTQEMLYFIREIKERGLVRGHEGFKVYVDSPLAIEATRVFAENYLGCYDTDAMALVQKGINPLTFQGLEVAVTPDDSMAINFDKSPKVIISASGMCEAGRIRHHLKHNLWRPECTILFVGYQAIGTLGRNIIEGEKEVRLFGETITVNAHIEELAGVSGHADKKGLLNWVNHFEKKPERVFVVHGEDLVCEDFTKCLKEEYGYNAFAPYSGACFDLAANQMISEGVKIPVVPKELPRGHAASEGGKRAMYLANQLDLANKRLQQIINLNKGGTNRDMEKMLKQINDLCDKLDG; from the coding sequence ATGAAACTGATGTTTTTAGGTGCTGACCACGAGGTAACCGGCAGCTGCCATTATATCGAAGCCTGCGGCAAGAGCATCCTTTTGGACTGTGGCATGGAGCAGGGACGGGATACCTATGAAAATCAGGAAATCCCCGTAGCGGCAGGAAGGATTGATTATGTGTTCCTTTCTCACGCGCATATTGACCACTCTGGACTACTCCCTCTGCTTCACAAAAACGGCTTTCAGGGACAGATTTACGCCACCGAGGCCACCACAGACCTCTGCCGCATCATGCTTCTGGACAGTGCGCATATTCAGGAATTTGAAGCGCAGTGGCGCAACCGCAAAAATAAGCGTGCCGGCAAAGCCCCCTTTGAGCCACTTTATACCACAGAGGATGCGATGGCAGTCATGGAGCATTTTGTTCCCTGCGATTATATGAAGGAAATCGAGGTCTGCGAAGGGGTGAAAATCCGCTTTACGGATGTCGGGCATCTGCTCGGCTCCTCCAGTATTGAAATCTGGCTGACGGAAAACGGCGTATCGAAAAAAATCGTATTCTCCGGTGATATCGGCAATATCAATCAGCCCATCATCCATGACCCCCGTTATACCACCGAAGCAGATTTTGTCATTATGGAAAGTACATACGGCGACCGTTACCATACCGCGCCGCCCGATTATGTGGCAGAGCTTGCCGGGCAGATTCAGCAGACCTTTGACCGCGGCGGCAATCTGGTCATCCCCTCCTTTGCCGTCGGGCGAACGCAGGAAATGCTGTATTTCATCCGCGAAATCAAGGAAAGAGGACTGGTGCGGGGGCATGAGGGCTTCAAGGTTTATGTGGACAGCCCCCTTGCAATCGAAGCAACGCGCGTGTTTGCGGAAAACTATCTGGGCTGCTATGACACCGACGCAATGGCATTGGTACAGAAGGGCATCAATCCGCTGACCTTTCAGGGTCTTGAGGTTGCCGTAACGCCGGATGATTCCATGGCAATCAATTTCGATAAAAGCCCGAAGGTTATCATCTCCGCATCGGGGATGTGCGAGGCAGGGCGCATCCGCCATCATTTAAAGCATAACCTCTGGCGGCCCGAATGTACGATTCTTTTCGTTGGATATCAGGCAATCGGCACACTTGGCAGAAATATCATTGAGGGCGAAAAAGAGGTGCGCCTGTTTGGCGAGACAATTACCGTCAACGCGCATATCGAGGAGCTGGCAGGCGTGAGCGGACATGCGGATAAGAAGGGACTTCTGAATTGGGTGAACCATTTCGAGAAGAAGCCGGAGCGCGTTTTTGTAGTACATGGCGAGGATTTGGTCTGCGAGGACTTCACAAAATGCTTAAAGGAAGAATACGGCTACAATGCCTTTGCCCCCTACAGCGGTGCCTGCTTCGATTTAGCGGCAAATCAGATGATTTCCGAGGGCGTAAAAATCCCCGTTGTACCGAAGGAGCTGCCAAGGGGACATGCCGCCTCCGAGGGCGGCAAGCGCGCGATGTATCTGGCAAATCAGCTTGATCTGGCAAATAAACGCCTGCAGCAGATTATCAATCTGAATAAGGGCGGCACCAATCGGGATATGGAAAAGATGCTCAAGCAAATCAACGACCTTTGCGACAAATTAGACGGATAA
- a CDS encoding Holliday junction resolvase RecU, whose amino-acid sequence MAHWNSRGLRGSSFEEIINFTNERYRQSGVALFQKIPTPITPVRMDEQTRTITLAYFEKQSTVDYIGVAQGIPIAFDAKETAGKSLPLQNIHAHQMAFMGEFRRQRGLSFLLVHFSAADAYYLLPFETLKIYWENAARGGRKSIPLAAFEEKYSIRQTGNLLHYLEAVSLYLEETEKQGSEESC is encoded by the coding sequence GTGGCACATTGGAATTCCAGAGGACTGCGCGGCAGCAGTTTTGAAGAAATCATCAATTTCACAAATGAACGCTACAGGCAGTCGGGTGTGGCATTATTCCAGAAAATCCCCACGCCCATCACCCCTGTGCGGATGGATGAGCAAACGCGGACGATTACCCTTGCGTATTTTGAAAAGCAGTCTACGGTTGATTATATCGGCGTGGCGCAGGGGATTCCCATTGCCTTTGATGCCAAGGAAACGGCAGGAAAAAGCCTGCCCCTGCAGAATATTCATGCACATCAGATGGCTTTTATGGGGGAATTTCGCCGCCAGCGGGGACTTTCCTTTCTTCTCGTGCATTTTTCTGCGGCAGATGCATATTATCTTCTGCCGTTTGAAACACTGAAGATATATTGGGAAAATGCGGCAAGGGGCGGACGCAAATCTATTCCCCTTGCTGCCTTTGAGGAAAAATACAGCATCCGGCAGACGGGCAATCTCCTGCATTATCTGGAGGCGGTCAGCCTGTATCTGGAGGAAACGGAAAAGCAAGGAAGTGAGGAATCATGCTGA